The following proteins are encoded in a genomic region of Tenacibaculum sp. 190524A05c:
- a CDS encoding glycoside hydrolase family 19 protein yields MKFKLRGSTNLLKIVLSLGISISLWNCNNDDYDKLTTNEHTNHEEYKNPFQKISYSELVSDYDFGHNIKLIEKHSDDLIINKQALKSLNKNNDYKKVKLSILKTQVIKIEKNNTMTWTFELERNLFKKSDFENFVVRKSNGTFTYFLISYSDTKHNSTQGKGSSFSFEIAEENLDLEDIPLQSRGNALDWAPTDDGGGGIDTSDPCEGIWIPEYKKCDSQGNADGHGPAIQLDGSYCSGSELLGYIIDFSHCTGGTYNTPNGPSHDSTDPGNPTGSTGGGGNTSDIANSSGNDNDNNSETLVSTPIDPDENNRCPDGFIKNPSTGKCESICKGGKIYDPVTKKCNCPDGKKEDSNGNCVDDCDTTKKDLKKIFPDATDSNLEKIANHINTYGREFGIDNKEKLRHFLAQAGHESKRMKAFEENLNYQWKKLAKDYWRKYFNLHTDGDKDPNKEDPNDYKRSSTSLYVNVEKFANHVYDDANRDEAYKLGNTSAGDGYKYRGRGIIQLTGKSNYKEFNTFYQEEYDSTKDLVNNPDILKTDMKIAVISALWFFKNKVIDELKIDGTTTVTMVTNKVNGGYNGLEDRKELYNKAKTNIDCK; encoded by the coding sequence ATGAAATTTAAATTAAGAGGTTCAACAAACCTACTCAAAATTGTATTATCCTTGGGGATTTCTATATCACTTTGGAATTGTAATAATGATGATTATGACAAACTAACTACCAACGAACATACTAATCATGAAGAATATAAGAATCCTTTTCAGAAGATTAGTTATTCAGAACTAGTAAGTGATTATGACTTTGGTCATAATATAAAACTTATAGAAAAGCATTCTGACGATCTTATAATTAACAAGCAAGCACTAAAAAGCCTCAACAAGAATAACGATTATAAGAAAGTTAAACTCTCAATCCTAAAGACTCAAGTCATTAAAATCGAGAAAAACAACACTATGACATGGACTTTTGAACTAGAAAGAAACTTATTCAAAAAATCTGATTTTGAAAATTTTGTAGTTCGCAAATCTAATGGAACTTTTACATATTTTCTTATAAGTTATTCTGACACAAAACATAACTCAACTCAAGGTAAAGGGAGTTCTTTCTCTTTTGAAATTGCAGAAGAAAATTTAGATTTAGAAGATATCCCTCTACAATCAAGAGGAAATGCTTTAGATTGGGCTCCAACTGATGATGGTGGAGGTGGTATAGACACTTCTGACCCATGTGAAGGTATTTGGATTCCAGAATACAAAAAATGTGATTCTCAAGGTAATGCCGATGGACATGGACCTGCGATCCAACTTGATGGTTCTTATTGCAGTGGAAGTGAATTATTAGGTTATATAATAGATTTTTCTCATTGTACTGGTGGAACCTATAATACACCTAATGGACCAAGTCATGACTCAACAGACCCAGGCAATCCAACCGGATCAACAGGTGGTGGTGGAAACACTTCAGATATTGCTAATTCATCTGGAAATGATAATGATAATAATTCAGAAACTTTAGTTTCAACTCCTATTGATCCAGATGAAAATAATAGATGCCCAGACGGTTTTATTAAAAACCCATCAACGGGGAAATGTGAATCTATCTGTAAAGGTGGAAAAATCTATGATCCTGTGACAAAAAAGTGTAATTGCCCTGATGGAAAAAAAGAAGATAGCAATGGTAACTGTGTGGATGATTGTGATACAACAAAAAAAGACCTTAAAAAAATATTTCCAGATGCAACCGATAGTAATTTAGAAAAAATAGCAAATCACATTAACACCTATGGAAGAGAATTTGGTATTGATAATAAAGAAAAATTACGACATTTTTTAGCTCAAGCAGGACATGAAAGTAAAAGGATGAAAGCTTTTGAAGAAAACTTAAATTATCAATGGAAAAAACTTGCAAAAGATTATTGGAGAAAATATTTTAATTTGCACACTGATGGAGATAAAGATCCAAATAAGGAAGACCCAAATGATTATAAACGTTCTTCAACTTCTTTATATGTTAATGTAGAAAAATTTGCAAATCATGTATATGATGATGCTAACAGAGATGAAGCTTATAAATTAGGAAACACATCAGCTGGAGATGGTTACAAATATAGAGGCAGAGGCATTATACAATTAACAGGAAAATCAAATTATAAAGAGTTTAATACTTTTTATCAAGAAGAGTATGACTCAACTAAAGATTTAGTAAATAATCCCGACATCCTAAAAACAGATATGAAAATCGCTGTAATTAGTGCTCTTTGGTTTTTTAAAAATAAAGTGATAGACGAACTGAAAATTGATGGTACAACAACTGTTACGATGGTAACAAATAAAGTAAATGGAGGATATAATGGACTTGAGGATAGAAAAGAATTATATAATAAAGCAAAAACAAATATTGACTGTAAATAA
- a CDS encoding LysR family transcriptional regulator, whose translation MSYQLELRHLKYFLAVAEELHFRKAADRLFISQPGLSRQIKQMEDDLGIQLFERHNRKVVLTPSGRYLKSELTRNLKNLDNIINHAKLIHDGKQGKLEFGYVGSAMQEIIPNVLVKFKEKHPDVQFGLTEMDNQKQIDNLLHQKIDIGFVRLDTVPRGLTIQPIIKENFCLVLPKNHQINSKNFKSLQELKNESFILFDPSYSPSYYEKVMQIFTDSGFTPIVSHNTIHAASIYKLVENGFGLSIVPKSLQLGYNMNVQFIELDNINQHTTLSVVWDEHNRNPVLQSLINTIQNSF comes from the coding sequence ATGAGTTATCAATTAGAGTTAAGACATCTTAAATACTTTTTGGCTGTAGCTGAAGAATTACACTTTAGAAAAGCCGCTGATCGATTGTTTATATCTCAACCTGGACTAAGTAGACAGATTAAACAAATGGAAGATGATTTAGGTATTCAATTATTTGAACGACATAATAGAAAGGTTGTTTTGACTCCTTCTGGAAGGTATTTAAAGTCAGAACTTACTAGGAATTTGAAAAATTTAGATAACATCATTAATCATGCAAAGCTTATTCATGATGGAAAACAAGGAAAATTGGAATTTGGTTATGTAGGTTCTGCCATGCAAGAAATTATTCCAAACGTCTTAGTAAAATTCAAAGAAAAACATCCCGATGTTCAGTTTGGTTTAACAGAAATGGACAACCAAAAACAAATTGATAATTTATTGCATCAAAAAATAGATATTGGTTTTGTGAGATTAGACACTGTGCCTAGAGGATTGACTATTCAACCTATTATAAAAGAAAACTTTTGTTTGGTTTTACCCAAAAATCATCAAATTAATTCTAAAAATTTTAAAAGTTTACAAGAATTAAAAAATGAATCTTTTATTCTCTTTGATCCTTCTTACAGTCCTTCTTATTATGAAAAAGTGATGCAAATTTTTACTGATAGTGGATTTACTCCAATTGTTTCGCATAATACAATACATGCTGCTTCGATATACAAATTAGTGGAAAACGGTTTTGGATTATCTATTGTTCCGAAATCTTTACAATTAGGATATAATATGAATGTTCAATTTATTGAATTGGATAACATCAACCAACATACAACATTGTCTGTAGTTTGGGATGAACATAATAGGAATCCCGTTTTGCAATCGTTGATTAACACTATTCAAAATTCATTCTAA
- the hutH gene encoding histidine ammonia-lyase — MFKYGIDHLTVDKVLAIANNDLKAEITDEAKKKVNECRKKVETMANSDAAVYGINTGFGPLCDVQITPEETSKLQENLLITHAVGVGEPIDKLLSKIMMICKVHALCQGFSGVRLEMINRIIYFIENNILPVVPEQGSVGASGDLAPLSHLFLPLLGEGEFWVEDQILPAKEVLANHNLKPLTLMAKEGLGLINGTQFILSHAIIGLKKMEYLLDLADVAGTMSLEGFQGSASPFRAELHAIRPFEGNIKVAERIRMLLKDSQNVENHLECDRVQDPYSIRCMPQVHGASRNAFNHLNDLAQIEMNSVTDNPIVLSETEAISGGNFHGQPLAMVLDYASIAAAELGNISDRRSYLLLEGKYGLPRLLTEAGGLNSGFMIPQYTTAALVTENKSLCFPPSADSVPTSLGQEDHVSMGSISGRKFNQILGNLEKILAIELMYAAQAMEFRRPNTFSEIIESNFKLIRSKVAKLEEDRVLKDDINAMISLVRGKEFIVV; from the coding sequence ATGTTTAAATACGGAATAGATCACCTAACAGTAGATAAAGTTTTAGCTATTGCAAATAATGATTTGAAAGCAGAAATTACTGATGAAGCTAAAAAGAAAGTGAATGAGTGTAGAAAAAAGGTTGAAACCATGGCAAATTCTGATGCTGCAGTTTATGGAATAAATACAGGATTCGGACCCTTATGTGATGTACAAATTACACCTGAAGAAACAAGTAAACTTCAAGAGAATTTATTGATTACACATGCTGTTGGTGTGGGTGAACCTATTGATAAGTTATTATCCAAAATCATGATGATTTGTAAAGTACATGCATTGTGTCAAGGGTTTTCAGGTGTGCGTTTAGAAATGATCAATCGGATTATTTATTTCATAGAAAATAACATTTTACCGGTAGTTCCAGAACAAGGTTCAGTTGGTGCTTCTGGAGATTTAGCTCCCTTATCGCATTTATTTTTACCATTGTTAGGAGAAGGAGAATTTTGGGTTGAGGATCAGATTTTGCCTGCAAAAGAAGTTTTAGCGAATCATAATTTAAAGCCTTTAACTTTGATGGCTAAAGAAGGGTTAGGATTAATTAATGGAACCCAGTTCATTTTATCGCATGCAATTATTGGGTTAAAAAAGATGGAGTATCTTTTAGATTTAGCTGATGTTGCAGGAACTATGAGTTTGGAAGGATTCCAAGGAAGTGCTTCACCTTTTAGAGCAGAGCTTCATGCTATTCGTCCTTTTGAAGGAAACATCAAAGTAGCTGAGCGTATTCGAATGTTATTAAAAGATTCTCAAAATGTTGAAAATCATTTAGAATGTGATCGTGTGCAAGATCCATATTCTATTCGTTGTATGCCTCAGGTTCATGGTGCATCAAGAAATGCATTCAATCATTTAAATGATTTAGCTCAAATAGAAATGAATTCGGTCACAGATAACCCAATAGTACTGAGTGAAACAGAAGCAATTTCTGGAGGAAACTTTCATGGTCAGCCTTTAGCAATGGTTTTAGATTATGCTTCTATTGCTGCTGCTGAATTGGGTAATATTTCAGATAGAAGAAGTTATTTGTTACTGGAAGGAAAATACGGTTTGCCGAGATTGTTAACAGAAGCGGGAGGTTTGAACTCTGGATTTATGATTCCTCAATATACTACAGCAGCTTTGGTAACAGAGAACAAGTCTCTTTGTTTTCCGCCTTCGGCTGATAGTGTTCCAACTTCATTAGGACAAGAAGATCATGTTTCAATGGGAAGTATTTCAGGAAGAAAATTCAATCAGATTCTAGGTAATCTAGAGAAAATATTAGCTATAGAATTAATGTATGCTGCACAAGCAATGGAATTCAGAAGACCAAATACATTTTCAGAAATTATAGAAAGTAATTTCAAATTAATTAGAAGTAAAGTTGCTAAGTTAGAGGAGGATCGAGTGTTAAAAGATGATATTAACGCAATGATCAGTTTAGTAAGAGGAAAAGAGTTTATTGTAGTATAA
- a CDS encoding urocanate hydratase has translation MTFKEQIKQGIPSVLPSKKEYDTTINHAPKRKEILTKEEKQLALKNALRYFDKKHHEELLPEFSEELEKYGRIYMYRFRPDYKMKARAIEEYPGKSTQAKSIMLMIQNNLDYAVAQHPHELITYGGNGGVFQNWAQYLLTMQYLSEMTDEQTLVMYSGHPMGLFPSNKNAPRVVVTNGMMIPNYSQPDDWEKFNALGVTQYGQMTAGSYMYIGPQGIVHGTTITVLNGFRKIGKSPKGNVFVTAGLGGMSGAQPKAGNIAGCITVCAEVNEKAVHTRHSQGWVDEVISDADLLVERVQKAKENKEVVSIAYLGNVVEVWEKFDEANVYVDLGSDQTSLHNPWAGGYYPVGLSLEEANDMMANNPEEFKVKVQESLRRQAEAINKHTAKGTYFFDYGNAFLLESSRAGAEVMNENPTLGREFKYPSYVQDIMGPMCFDYGFGPFRWVCASGKPKDLAKTDQIACEVLEEIMKDSPKEIQQQMADNIQWIKGAQENKLVVGSQARILYADAEGRIKIAKAFNKAIKKGKIGPVVLGRDHHDVSGTDSPYRETSNIYDGSRFTADMAIHNVIGDSFRGATWVSIHNGGGVGWGEVINGGFGMLLDGTKGASKRLKSMLFWDVNNGIARRSWARNEEAVFAIKRAMQAENKLKVTLPNLVDDSLFNNF, from the coding sequence ATGACATTTAAAGAACAGATTAAACAAGGAATACCAAGTGTTTTACCATCAAAAAAAGAGTATGATACAACGATTAATCATGCTCCAAAAAGAAAAGAAATACTTACAAAAGAAGAAAAGCAATTAGCATTGAAAAATGCCTTGCGCTATTTCGATAAAAAACATCACGAAGAATTATTACCAGAGTTTTCTGAGGAATTGGAAAAGTATGGTAGAATTTATATGTATCGATTCCGTCCTGATTACAAAATGAAAGCAAGAGCTATTGAAGAGTATCCGGGAAAATCTACGCAAGCAAAATCTATTATGCTGATGATTCAGAATAACCTAGATTATGCAGTTGCACAACATCCTCATGAATTAATTACTTACGGTGGTAATGGTGGGGTTTTTCAAAATTGGGCTCAATATCTATTAACAATGCAATACTTATCTGAAATGACAGATGAGCAAACATTAGTCATGTATTCTGGTCATCCAATGGGATTATTTCCATCTAATAAAAATGCTCCTAGAGTTGTAGTTACAAATGGTATGATGATTCCTAATTATTCTCAACCAGACGATTGGGAAAAGTTTAATGCATTAGGTGTTACTCAATACGGACAAATGACGGCGGGAAGTTACATGTACATTGGTCCACAAGGAATTGTTCATGGAACAACAATTACAGTCTTAAATGGATTTAGGAAAATAGGTAAATCACCAAAAGGAAATGTGTTCGTTACAGCTGGTTTAGGAGGAATGAGTGGAGCACAACCTAAAGCAGGAAATATTGCTGGGTGTATTACGGTTTGTGCAGAAGTAAATGAAAAAGCTGTTCATACGCGTCATTCTCAAGGATGGGTTGATGAAGTGATTTCTGATGCAGATCTTTTAGTTGAAAGAGTTCAAAAAGCTAAAGAAAATAAAGAAGTAGTTTCAATCGCTTATTTAGGAAATGTTGTAGAGGTTTGGGAAAAGTTTGATGAAGCAAATGTTTACGTTGATTTAGGTTCAGATCAAACTTCTTTACATAATCCTTGGGCAGGAGGTTATTACCCAGTTGGATTATCATTAGAAGAGGCTAATGATATGATGGCAAATAATCCAGAAGAGTTCAAAGTGAAAGTTCAAGAATCTCTTCGTAGGCAAGCAGAAGCAATTAACAAACATACTGCAAAAGGAACTTATTTCTTTGATTACGGAAATGCCTTTTTATTAGAGTCGAGTAGAGCAGGAGCAGAGGTGATGAATGAAAATCCAACATTAGGAAGGGAGTTTAAGTATCCGAGTTATGTTCAAGATATTATGGGACCAATGTGTTTCGATTATGGATTTGGTCCATTCCGTTGGGTTTGTGCTTCAGGAAAACCTAAAGATTTAGCAAAAACTGATCAAATTGCGTGTGAAGTTCTAGAGGAAATCATGAAAGATTCTCCAAAAGAAATTCAGCAACAAATGGCCGATAACATTCAATGGATTAAAGGTGCGCAAGAGAATAAATTGGTTGTAGGTTCTCAAGCAAGAATTTTATATGCTGATGCAGAAGGAAGAATTAAAATAGCCAAAGCATTTAATAAGGCAATTAAGAAAGGAAAAATTGGTCCGGTTGTTTTAGGTAGAGATCACCATGATGTTTCTGGAACAGATTCTCCATACAGAGAAACTTCTAACATTTATGACGGTTCCAGATTTACCGCAGATATGGCTATTCATAATGTAATTGGAGATAGTTTTAGAGGTGCAACTTGGGTATCAATCCACAATGGAGGTGGAGTTGGTTGGGGAGAAGTTATTAACGGAGGATTTGGCATGCTTCTTGATGGAACTAAAGGAGCGTCAAAGCGTTTAAAATCAATGCTTTTTTGGGATGTAAATAACGGAATCGCTAGAAGAAGTTGGGCTCGAAACGAAGAAGCTGTTTTTGCAATTAAACGTGCTATGCAGGCAGAGAATAAACTTAAAGTTACTTTGCCTAACTTAGTAGACGATTCTTTGTTTAACAACTTTTAA
- a CDS encoding DUF4136 domain-containing protein, whose amino-acid sequence MKYVKFLPFLVFLITSCSSVRVATDYDTKANFNQYQTFAFYKPGIDKAPISDLDKKRIMRAIEAELLAKGMQKSSTPDVLVSLFTKSRERINVNDNWGWGFGWGWNPWMWGGAGRLNVNQYTEGTLFIDIIDASKKELIWQGIGSGALAFRNIEKREARIKEFVKEILEKYPPGSDKK is encoded by the coding sequence ATGAAGTATGTAAAATTTTTACCTTTTTTAGTATTCTTAATTACTTCTTGTAGCTCAGTTAGAGTAGCGACAGATTATGATACGAAAGCAAATTTCAATCAATATCAAACTTTTGCTTTTTATAAACCTGGAATTGATAAAGCTCCAATTTCTGATTTGGATAAAAAAAGAATAATGAGAGCGATTGAAGCTGAATTATTAGCTAAAGGAATGCAAAAGTCATCTACACCAGATGTATTAGTAAGTCTTTTTACTAAATCTAGAGAAAGAATTAATGTTAATGATAACTGGGGCTGGGGCTTCGGTTGGGGTTGGAACCCTTGGATGTGGGGAGGAGCAGGTCGATTAAATGTGAATCAATATACAGAAGGAACTTTGTTTATTGATATAATTGATGCCAGTAAGAAAGAATTAATTTGGCAAGGAATAGGATCTGGAGCGTTAGCTTTCAGAAATATTGAAAAGAGAGAAGCTAGAATTAAAGAGTTTGTCAAAGAAATCCTTGAGAAATATCCTCCAGGTTCAGATAAAAAATAA
- a CDS encoding DUF5522 domain-containing protein translates to MKKILKPTPDEYYVNEQGYRVFKEEYHLRRGYCCKSGCKHCPYGYDKKTDSFKKV, encoded by the coding sequence ATGAAAAAAATATTGAAGCCTACACCAGATGAATATTATGTAAATGAGCAAGGCTATAGAGTTTTTAAGGAAGAATATCATTTAAGAAGAGGTTACTGTTGTAAAAGCGGATGTAAGCATTGTCCATATGGTTACGATAAGAAAACAGATAGCTTTAAAAAAGTGTGA
- a CDS encoding DUF4197 domain-containing protein, translating to MMKRVVLFFVALQFVACAELQKIASQLPQGGALTQEQIGAGLRQALDNGIQHQVSKLTAKDGFYRNELVKILLPKELQAVDKGLRKIGLSSLADEGIKALNRAAEDAVKTATPIFVSAVKDITFNDAKNILLGNDNAATSYLQGKTNSALYNKFNPVIKNSFGKVGADKIWANLINKYNSIPFVSKVNPDLTDYVTTEALEGVFTMIAVEEKGIRNKIGLRNTDLLRRVFALQDNR from the coding sequence ATGATGAAAAGAGTAGTATTATTTTTCGTGGCATTACAGTTTGTTGCCTGTGCAGAATTACAAAAAATCGCAAGTCAATTGCCTCAAGGAGGAGCTTTAACTCAGGAGCAAATTGGAGCAGGATTACGTCAAGCATTGGATAACGGAATTCAACATCAAGTTTCGAAACTTACTGCTAAAGATGGATTTTACAGAAACGAACTTGTTAAAATTTTACTTCCTAAGGAACTACAAGCTGTTGATAAAGGATTACGTAAAATTGGTTTAAGTAGTTTAGCAGATGAAGGTATTAAGGCTTTAAATAGAGCAGCGGAAGATGCTGTTAAAACAGCTACACCGATTTTTGTAAGTGCTGTTAAGGATATTACGTTTAATGATGCTAAAAATATCTTATTAGGAAACGATAATGCCGCGACTTCTTATTTACAAGGAAAAACAAATTCTGCACTTTATAATAAGTTTAATCCAGTAATTAAAAATTCTTTCGGTAAAGTAGGGGCAGATAAGATTTGGGCAAATTTGATCAACAAATACAATAGCATTCCTTTTGTTTCAAAAGTAAATCCAGATTTAACAGATTATGTTACGACAGAGGCGTTAGAAGGAGTGTTTACTATGATTGCAGTTGAAGAAAAAGGAATTAGAAATAAGATAGGTTTACGTAATACAGATTTGCTGAGACGCGTTTTTGCGCTTCAGGATAATAGATAG
- a CDS encoding Lacal_2735 family protein produces the protein MSRVIQLNRYKQHLEERYTKLVERSKDYRYVDEAKSDMASYKAMKIREKINRVNYLDNSLV, from the coding sequence ATGTCACGCGTAATACAACTAAATCGATACAAGCAACACTTGGAAGAACGATACACTAAACTAGTGGAACGTTCTAAAGATTACAGATACGTTGATGAGGCAAAAAGTGATATGGCATCTTACAAAGCAATGAAAATTCGAGAAAAAATTAATAGAGTAAATTACTTAGACAATTCTCTCGTGTAA
- a CDS encoding helical backbone metal receptor codes for MKNYKRIISLVPSQTELLFDLGLEDNIVGITKFCVHPFHLKQTKTIVGGTKNIKLDKIKALNPDIILCNKEENTKEIVEACSEIAEVHVSEIYTLSDSIQLIETYGSFFSCRTEAKNIIQKLNFKLADFAEFMKDIQPKKVAYFIWRNPWMVAANNTFINHILELNKFENIYQNKERYPEVALKKIRLEGDPDLVFLSSEPYPFKEEHAFEIGRCTHHAKTVFVDGELFSWYGSRMLKAFDYFKKLHERIV; via the coding sequence GTGAAAAATTATAAAAGAATTATATCTCTAGTTCCAAGTCAAACTGAACTTTTATTTGACTTGGGATTAGAAGATAATATAGTTGGTATCACAAAATTTTGTGTACACCCTTTTCATTTAAAACAAACCAAAACTATTGTTGGTGGCACAAAGAATATTAAGCTAGATAAAATAAAAGCTCTAAATCCTGATATTATTCTTTGTAATAAAGAAGAAAACACAAAAGAAATTGTGGAGGCATGTTCTGAAATAGCTGAAGTTCATGTTTCCGAAATTTATACGTTATCAGACTCAATTCAACTTATTGAAACCTACGGTTCGTTTTTTTCATGTAGAACAGAAGCTAAGAATATCATACAAAAATTAAATTTTAAGTTAGCTGACTTCGCAGAATTCATGAAAGATATTCAACCTAAAAAAGTAGCCTATTTTATATGGAGAAATCCATGGATGGTTGCCGCGAACAATACCTTTATAAATCATATTCTTGAGCTAAATAAGTTTGAAAACATATATCAGAACAAAGAAAGATATCCTGAAGTCGCGCTGAAAAAAATACGTCTCGAAGGTGACCCTGATTTAGTTTTTCTTTCATCAGAACCCTATCCTTTCAAAGAAGAACATGCTTTTGAAATTGGAAGATGTACTCATCATGCTAAAACAGTATTCGTTGATGGAGAACTATTTTCATGGTACGGCAGCAGAATGTTAAAAGCTTTCGATTATTTCAAAAAATTACACGAGAGAATTGTCTAA
- a CDS encoding aryl-sulfate sulfotransferase encodes MKNNLFLTLTAALLFWSCSDDTEKAPVVPELTDEVLVYEPEKISDNLVLVSDAGADEVYLLQKDGKKFHEWTLTNELGNDAYLEDSGKLLALLKTDDDKIIFGGSGGQIQVINPDNTIDWQFVYSTEDYNLHHDIERLPNGNIIALVWEKKTAADAQDRGYQLDKDVYIESVIEVNPSTNQIVWKWSSWDHLIQDVDNTKMNFGSVSNNPQLIDINFNNLDNGDIMHANAIEYDEKNDIIFISVNFYHEVWVIDHSTTTDQAKTDTGGNYNKGGNLLYRFGNPSTSKNTGTQLFSNNHACNIINDNLPGAGNMLIFNNGSAQSQSVVHELQLPTPFDFNTAPTSVWSFTDSNLFSSKVSGAYRTENGNTIITEGDFGYWEVTASKEVVWKYNKGGFFWRGYPYKTNSTAVVNLKN; translated from the coding sequence ATGAAAAATAATTTATTCCTTACCCTAACAGCTGCTTTATTATTTTGGTCATGTTCTGATGATACAGAAAAAGCTCCTGTTGTTCCTGAGTTAACCGATGAAGTTTTAGTATACGAACCAGAGAAAATAAGTGATAATCTTGTTTTAGTTTCAGATGCTGGTGCAGACGAAGTTTATTTATTACAAAAAGATGGTAAAAAATTTCACGAATGGACGTTAACTAACGAACTTGGAAATGATGCATATTTAGAAGATAGCGGAAAACTATTAGCGCTATTAAAAACAGATGACGATAAAATTATATTTGGTGGTTCTGGTGGGCAAATACAAGTCATTAACCCTGATAATACTATTGATTGGCAATTTGTATACTCTACAGAAGATTATAATTTACACCATGATATAGAAAGACTTCCAAATGGAAATATTATTGCATTAGTTTGGGAAAAGAAAACAGCTGCTGATGCTCAAGACAGAGGATATCAATTAGATAAAGATGTGTATATCGAATCGGTAATTGAAGTTAATCCTTCAACTAATCAAATTGTTTGGAAATGGAGTTCTTGGGATCATTTGATTCAAGATGTGGATAACACAAAAATGAATTTTGGTTCAGTTTCAAATAATCCACAATTAATAGATATTAACTTTAATAACTTAGATAATGGTGATATCATGCATGCAAATGCTATAGAATATGATGAAAAAAATGATATCATTTTTATTAGTGTTAATTTCTATCACGAAGTTTGGGTAATCGATCATAGTACTACTACTGATCAAGCAAAAACTGATACAGGAGGAAATTATAATAAAGGAGGAAACTTATTATATCGATTTGGTAATCCTTCCACTTCAAAAAACACTGGAACACAGTTATTCTCTAACAATCACGCCTGTAACATTATTAATGATAACTTACCAGGAGCTGGTAATATGTTAATTTTTAACAACGGATCTGCACAAAGTCAATCTGTGGTTCATGAATTACAACTTCCTACTCCTTTCGACTTTAATACTGCTCCTACTTCTGTATGGTCATTTACTGATTCAAACTTATTCTCTTCTAAAGTTTCGGGTGCTTACAGAACTGAAAATGGAAACACTATTATTACTGAAGGAGACTTTGGGTACTGGGAAGTAACAGCATCTAAAGAAGTAGTTTGGAAGTATAATAAAGGAGGTTTTTTCTGGAGAGGATATCCATACAAAACTAATAGTACTGCAGTTGTAAATCTTAAAAATTAA